Proteins found in one Synergistaceae bacterium genomic segment:
- a CDS encoding putative Ig domain-containing protein: NYSVTLAASGTTPITWQKSSGNLPDGLTLANNGVISGTPTKAGTFSFAVKASNTAGNDSRTFTIIIEKPVKPKITTKTLISGAAGKSYSAKIDFTGSTLTSVSCKNLPAGLNINTQGEISGTPTQPGDYSLSVTFINSAGQHTKSVKLAVYDITDYSLPVGISGKSYKGKFTSKGLSATKLQWTISSGSLPEGLTLAKGKISGKPKEIGTFNFTLRAGDGNSYVEKPYSITITPVPPKIKTSSLPKTFVHTNFYGSLTLKNGDKPVTWTAEGLPSGLTLDPNTGIITGTPTHIFKGTVAITATNSAGSDTKNVKLTIKAIKPKILTSSLTEARVGQSYNFTLEASGSPVLTWSGEDLPAWLSISSNGKISGTPKESGKFKFYVTVANEAGSKRKKLTLTVKEADTTNSADSDSNSESESVSESESTSNNENLSALTQPEIIELSAGALGLVSNDNFMIAAILPDIQVTESGLYEFTVSLDERVPENSLLVWHSFPNGQEDDSNNDSAAFFDENGEEIYNVPENYCVTVSAWLEARIIYKPVISVNLKQTH; the protein is encoded by the coding sequence AATTATTCCGTTACTCTTGCAGCATCAGGCACAACGCCTATAACTTGGCAGAAGAGCAGCGGCAATTTACCGGACGGACTCACTCTCGCAAATAACGGCGTAATTTCAGGCACTCCAACTAAGGCCGGTACTTTTTCATTTGCTGTCAAAGCTAGCAACACCGCAGGCAATGACTCTAGAACCTTCACTATAATCATTGAGAAACCAGTCAAGCCCAAGATTACAACAAAGACTCTAATTTCAGGAGCAGCAGGCAAGTCTTACAGCGCAAAAATTGACTTCACCGGCAGCACATTAACCAGCGTATCTTGTAAGAATCTCCCCGCAGGCTTGAACATTAACACTCAGGGCGAAATTTCCGGAACTCCTACACAACCGGGGGATTATAGTCTCTCTGTAACGTTCATTAATTCAGCCGGCCAGCATACAAAAAGTGTCAAACTCGCTGTTTATGACATCACAGATTATTCACTGCCCGTAGGTATTAGCGGAAAAAGTTATAAGGGTAAATTTACAAGTAAAGGCTTATCTGCTACTAAACTTCAATGGACAATTTCAAGCGGTTCACTTCCTGAAGGTCTGACTCTCGCTAAAGGTAAAATCTCCGGCAAACCTAAAGAGATCGGCACATTCAATTTTACACTAAGAGCAGGTGACGGAAATTCTTACGTCGAGAAGCCTTACAGTATTACAATTACTCCCGTTCCTCCGAAAATAAAGACTTCATCTCTGCCGAAAACTTTTGTACATACGAATTTCTACGGCTCATTGACTCTCAAAAATGGCGATAAGCCTGTAACTTGGACAGCTGAAGGCCTCCCGTCAGGTTTGACTCTTGATCCTAATACGGGAATAATTACAGGAACGCCAACTCATATTTTCAAGGGAACTGTAGCAATCACTGCAACAAATTCAGCAGGCAGCGACACAAAAAATGTCAAGCTCACGATTAAGGCAATCAAGCCGAAAATTTTAACAAGTTCACTCACAGAAGCCAGAGTCGGACAATCTTATAATTTCACCCTCGAAGCGTCCGGAAGCCCTGTTTTAACGTGGTCGGGTGAAGACTTGCCCGCATGGTTATCAATCAGCAGTAACGGCAAAATTTCGGGCACTCCTAAAGAAAGCGGCAAATTTAAATTTTATGTTACCGTCGCTAATGAAGCAGGAAGCAAACGCAAAAAATTGACTCTTACTGTTAAAGAGGCTGATACGACAAATTCAGCAGACTCTGACTCTAATTCAGAATCAGAATCAGTAAGCGAATCCGAATCAACGTCAAATAATGAAAACTTGAGCGCATTGACTCAGCCTGAAATTATAGAACTTTCTGCGGGTGCATTAGGTCTTGTCTCAAACGATAATTTCATGATTGCTGCGATTCTTCCCGATATACAAGTAACAGAAAGCGGCTTATATGAATTTACAGTGTCGCTTGATGAAAGAGTCCCGGAAAATTCTTTATTGGTCTGGCACTCATTCCCGAACGGCCAAGAAGATGACTCAAACAATGACAGCGCAGCATTTTTTGACGAGAACGGCGAAGAAATTTATAACGTCCCCGAAAATTATTGCGTTACTGTATCTGCATGGCTTGAGGCCAGAATAATTTATAAACCTGTCATATCAGTAAACTTGAAGCAGACTCATTAA